The genome window CTTCGGATGGCGCCGGAGCAGGGTGTCGTACATCGGGCTCTGGGGCCCGATATTGGCCACGGTGCCGGACTGGTGCACGTCGAAGTGGGCCGGCGCGTTGTGGACTGCGTAGCGCAGCGTTCCGCCGCGCTTGGCCGCGGGATCAGGCCGGATGGGCGACGGTGTCTCCTGGGCCTCGGCCCTTCTGCGGAGCACGGCGGGGCCGAGGGCGGCGCCGCCCGCCACCCCTGCAGCGCGGAGGAAGGTGCGACGGCTCAGGGTGTGGGGTCGGTTGCCGGAGACGGGCTGGTTACTCATGTGGCACCCCCATTGGGTTTGGTCCGCGCATCGATGCACGGGTGCGCGAAAGATACACGACCGCCCGTCGAGAAACAAGGCGCAACGCGCGTGCGCCTCCGAGAAGCCCGGGACTGGCGCGGCACGGTGGCGGTACTCTAGGGGCGTGAAGGCCTATTACCACGCGAGGGCCCGTGAGTACGACGACTGGTGGCTGGGCCGAGGCCTCTTCGCGGGCAGGAAGCGGCCGGGGTGGGAAGACGAGCTCGAGGTGCTCGCCTCCGTACTCCGCGGTCTCCCCGCGGCGCGAACGCTCGACATCGCCTGCGGAACCGGTTTCCTGACCCGCCACCTGGCCGGCGAGGTGATCGGGCTCGACCAGAGCGATGCCATGCTCGTCCTCGCGCGGCAGCAGGCGCCGCGTGCCGGATTCGTCCTCGCCGACGCGCTCGCGCTGCCCTTCGCGGCGCGAAGCTTCGATCGCGTCTTCACGAGCTTCTTCTACTGCCACCTCGTCGAGGCGGAACGGCTCCGCTTTCTCGCCGAGGCGCGGCGCGTGGCCGGGGAGGTCGTGGTGGTGGGCAGCCGGCCTGGCGGCACCGAGCAACGCGCACGCTGGGAAGAGCGCACGCTCGCCGACGGCTCGCGCTGGAGCGTGTACAAGCGCGTGTTCGAGAAGGATGAGCTCTTCGCCGAGCTCGGGGGCGGTCGCCTCGTCCACGAGGGCCGGTGGTTCGTGGCCGTCTCCGTCTGATCCGCCCGTCCCCGGTGCCGCGCCCGCACCCTGAGCGTCCCTCTGCGTTACACTGACGCCCGACGCATATTCCGAGAGGAGGAGAACCATGGATGCCAATGTGAAGAAGAGCGTGCTGCGGATGATCCCCTACGGACTCTTTGTGCTGACCGCGAAGGGGAAGGACGACGCGGTGGCGGCCGGGACGGTGAACTGGGTGACCCAGGCCTCTTTCGCGCCCCCGCTCATCGTCGTGGGTGTGAAGACGGACTCACACGCGCATGCCGCCATCAAGCACTCGCAGGCCTTCGCGCTCAATGTGCTCGGCAAGGACCAGGGGCCCATGGCCTTCACCTTCTTCAAGCCCGCCGCCCTCGAGGGCCAGACCATCTCGGGCGAGCCGTTCCGGTGGGGGACGACGGGCGCGCCCATCCTGGAGCGGACGCCGGCGGCCATCGAGTGCCGGCTGGTGGACAGCGTCGAGCGCGGCGATCACTCGATCTTCGTGGGCGAAGTGGTCGAGGTGTCGCAGACCAAGGCGCCCGAAGGCCGGGCCGACGATGCCACCCTCTGGCTGAAGGACCTGGGGCCGAGCATCTTCTATGGGGGCTAGCGGGGCTTAGCCCTTTACGCTACCGGCCGTGAGCCCTTCCACCATGTGCTTCTGGAGATAGATGTTTCACACGAGACCAGATTCGGTGTCTCATGCGTGAGCCAGACCATGGCCATCCCGCGCGAGGAGGAGGACATCATGAGCACTGATCGCACCTACGTCACCCAGAACGATGCGGAGCGCAGCCGGCTGCGGTCCCTCGTGGCCCGGCTGAGCGACGCCGATCTCGCCCGTCCCATGCCCGCGGGCTGGACGGTCGCCGCGGTCCTCGCTCACCTGGCCTTCTGGGACCAGCGAATCCTGGTCTTGCTCGAGCAGTGGGAGCACTCTCCATCCGCCAGCCCTCCCCTCGAGAACGCTGCGGATGTCGACTGGATCAATGACGCGACGAAACCGCTTTTCCTCGCATTGACCCCACGCCGGGCCGCCGAGGTCGCCGTGGGCATCGCCGAGGCAGTGGATCGGAAGGTGGCCGCGTTGTCAGACGACTTCCTCGCGCGGAACAAGGCGGCGGGCAGCCCGCTCAACATGGTTCGCGCCGAGCATCGCCGGGAGCACCTTCAGGAGATCGAGCAGATCTTCGGCTGACTGCATTGACAGCCCTGCGGGATCGTAGAACAATCCGCTCCTGTCGCTGCCGTCGGGCCTGAGGGCCCGAGAAAGGCTCTCCCATGCGGACCACCACGCGTCTTCGCCAGATGCTCAGCCAACCCGGCATCATCGTCGCCCCGGGCGCCTACGATGGCTTCTCGGCGCGGCTCATCGAAGCGGCCGGCTTCTCGTGCGTTTACATGACCGGCGCGGGCACGGCGGCCTCGCATCTGGGCCAGCCCGATCTCGGGCTCGCCACGCTCACCGAGATGGCCAATCACGCCTCGCATCTGGCTTCCTGCGTGACGCTGCCCATCATCGCGGATGCCGACACGGGCTATGGCAATGTGCTGAACGTGGTGCGGACCGTGCGGGAATACGAGCGGGCCGGCGTGGCGGGGCTGCACATCGAGGATCAGGTGGCGCCGAAGAAGTGCGGCCACATCGCGGGCAAGCAGATCATTCCCGCGCAGGAGTTCTGCGACAAGATCCGCGCGGCGGCCGAGTACCGTACCGATGCCGACTTCGTCATCATCGCGCGCACGGACGCTCGGGCCGTGACGAGCCTGGACGACGCCATCGAGCGCGGCAATCGCGCCGCGGAGGCCGGCGCGGATGTCATCTTCGTCGAGGCGCCCCAGACGGACGACGAGATCCAGCGCGTGGCGCGCGAGGTCAAGGCGCCGCTCCTGGCGAATATGGTCCAGGGGGGTCGGACGCCCGCCGTCAAGACGGCAGAGCTCGAACGACTCGGCTTCAAGATCGTGATCTTCCCCGCGGTGTGCATGGCGGCGGCGGTTCCCGCCATGGAGCAATCGCTTCAGCGCCTGAAGGAGACGGGCACGGACTGGCACGATGGGCCCGTGCTCTCGCCCATGGACATCTTCCGCCGGGTCGGGTTCGACTGGTGGCAGCAGATCGAGGAGAAGTTCGCGCCCCGGTCGTGAGGATTCAGCCCTGGCGGCGGATGTATGCGTGTTCGTCGTAGGCCCCCTCACCCTGCCCTCTCCCCCGATGGGGGAGAGGGATGGGAACGCTGACTGAGGAGGATGCCGTGCCCACCATGTTCGAGAAGATCTGGAGCCGGCACGTCGTGGCCGAGGGGCCGGGCGGCCAGACGCTCCTCTACGTCGATCGTCATCTGCTGCACGACGGCTCGCCGGAAGCCTTCCGCCGCCTCCGCAAGGCCGGACGCACCGTGCGCAGGCCGGGCGAGCTGGTGGCCACGGCCGACCACTACGTGCCCACGGGGGCGGGGTCGGAGGCCTCAGCCAACGAGGAGATCCGCGGCATGGTCGAGGCCCTCGCCCGCACCTCGCGCGAGCTCGGCATCACGCAGTTCGGACCCGGTGATGTCCGCCAAGGCATCGTGCACGTCATCTGGCCCGAGCAAGGACTGACGCAGCCGGGCATCGTCCTCGTGTGCGGTGATTCCCACACGGCGACCCACGGCGCCTTCGGCGCTCTCGCCTTCGGCATCGGCTCGACGGAGGTCGAGCACGTCCTGGCCACGCAATGCCTCTGGCAGAGGAAGCCCAAGGTGATGCGGATCACCGTCAACGGCGCGCGCCCATTCGGCGTCGCGGCCAAGGACGTGATCCTCGCCATCATCGCCAAGATCGGCGCCGCCGGTGGCGTCGGGCATGCCATCGAGTACGCGGGGCCGGCGATTCGCGCCATGTCCATGGAAGAGCGGATGACCGTCCCTGGCTGGTGAGGGGCGGCGGTCCCGCGGCCTAGCGGTGTGTCCAAGTAATTCCCATGCCTTCGCGAGCAGAAATGGTCCGCTTCGAGCGCCGGCTTCGCCGGCGCAATCGGTACCGGGGGGTGGCTTCGGAAGGGGGGCGGAGCCCCCCTCCGAGTTACCTAGCCGAGCGCGCCTACCGCGCTTCGACCCGGATGCTGGTGAGCACGTTCTGCCAGCTCGCTTCGTCGCCCGATACGAATTGGATCTTCGAGAGATGCACGTCCAGGCACGCGCCCTCCTGACCGAGGTAGGCGTTGACGTGCTTCTGATTGATGGGTACACCTTGAAAATCCTTGATCAAGTAGTCGAGCACGGCGAGCTCGCCCAGCTCGGACATCCGGACCGTGATCCCCTTCATGATCGGACTTCTCTGGAGGCGGGCGGCGTAGTAGGTGCGGCACGCCTTGGCGTCCATGGGCTCCGGCACCCGCTCGAGAAAGGCGGTCAGGGTGATGCTGCCCTCGCGCTTCTCGGCGGCGATACGTCGCGCCGTCCGAGCAGAGTTCATCTCGTCGCCGGTGATGGCGAAGCCCGCGAGATCGAGGCGGACCCCCCATCGGTACCCCGGCAGAGAGAGGGAAAGCGGGCCGGAGGGAGCGGGCGGAAGCGTGGTTGCGACCTCGCTCTTCGCGCGGGCCCCGGCCAGCATGGCGAGCGCGGCCTCCCGGTCGGGCCCTTCCTTGGTGCGGAAGAAGTAGCTGAAGGCAAGGAGGAGGTCTCCCGCGCTGGTCATGCCTTGAATGACGTACGGGTAGTCGCCCGGGGCGGACGGTTTTCCGACCGAGCTCTTGTCGGTGAGCGTGTAGTGATAGCCGCGAGGGGTCTGGCCGGGGAGAGGCTCGACCACGAGGGTCTTCTCGACAGCGGTGGGCAGGAGCTTCTGACCCATGTGCTGGACGAAGGAGCGGATGGCCGCCGGTGAAAACGCATCGGCAGGACGAGTCTGGTCCCAGCTCACCGTGACCTTGAACTCGAACTCCTGGGTAGTAGAGGGTGTGAAGGTGATGGTCGGGGCCCGGCCGCCAGGTGGCTGATCCAGCGAGCTCTTCCACGCGGTGGGCCCATCGAGCTCGAGAACGCCGTGACTCGGGATCGGGTAGGAGCGGGGGGCTTTCGTGGCCGGAGGGTCGGCCGCCTTTGTCGCGGGGACCGTGAGGGTTGCCACGGCGATGAGAGCGAGGATTACCCAGAGCGGGATGACCCAATGTCCATTGAAGGCCATGGATGCCCCCTCCGCCTGGCGGTTGTCGTGAAAGGTCTCAAGACTTCTATATCTTGTAGTGTTCCTCGGCTTTCTCCCCTCCATTTTGGCCTTGTAATACTCAACACATGATGGGTAATCTATGCACTCCTTAATAAGAGAGTGTCGCTATGGCCACCTCGATCGAGTCCCCGCCCCCGCCAGGGCCGGATCGCGAGGGGCTCGATGGCTTGCTGCAGGCTTTTCCCCAAGGCCGGCTCAGCGAGATCGTCGGCCCTCGATCCTCCGGAGGGAGCAGCCTGTTGCTGGCGCTCCTGGCCCACGCGGTCGGACGCGGCGGAGTCGTCGCACTCGTGGACGCCTCCGACACGCTCGATCCCGCCGTGGCTGCCCGCGCCGGGCTCGATCTTCGTGGCTTGCTCTGGGTGCGCTGCGGCGGGCGTCTGCCCGTGGCCTGGCGCGCGACGGATCTCCTTCTCCGCTGCCCGGGGTTTGCCGCCG of Candidatus Methylomirabilota bacterium contains these proteins:
- a CDS encoding flavin reductase family protein, which produces MDANVKKSVLRMIPYGLFVLTAKGKDDAVAAGTVNWVTQASFAPPLIVVGVKTDSHAHAAIKHSQAFALNVLGKDQGPMAFTFFKPAALEGQTISGEPFRWGTTGAPILERTPAAIECRLVDSVERGDHSIFVGEVVEVSQTKAPEGRADDATLWLKDLGPSIFYGG
- a CDS encoding aconitase family protein; translated protein: MGTLTEEDAVPTMFEKIWSRHVVAEGPGGQTLLYVDRHLLHDGSPEAFRRLRKAGRTVRRPGELVATADHYVPTGAGSEASANEEIRGMVEALARTSRELGITQFGPGDVRQGIVHVIWPEQGLTQPGIVLVCGDSHTATHGAFGALAFGIGSTEVEHVLATQCLWQRKPKVMRITVNGARPFGVAAKDVILAIIAKIGAAGGVGHAIEYAGPAIRAMSMEERMTVPGW
- a CDS encoding class I SAM-dependent methyltransferase; the protein is MKAYYHARAREYDDWWLGRGLFAGRKRPGWEDELEVLASVLRGLPAARTLDIACGTGFLTRHLAGEVIGLDQSDAMLVLARQQAPRAGFVLADALALPFAARSFDRVFTSFFYCHLVEAERLRFLAEARRVAGEVVVVGSRPGGTEQRARWEERTLADGSRWSVYKRVFEKDELFAELGGGRLVHEGRWFVAVSV
- a CDS encoding isocitrate lyase/PEP mutase family protein, translated to MRTTTRLRQMLSQPGIIVAPGAYDGFSARLIEAAGFSCVYMTGAGTAASHLGQPDLGLATLTEMANHASHLASCVTLPIIADADTGYGNVLNVVRTVREYERAGVAGLHIEDQVAPKKCGHIAGKQIIPAQEFCDKIRAAAEYRTDADFVIIARTDARAVTSLDDAIERGNRAAEAGADVIFVEAPQTDDEIQRVAREVKAPLLANMVQGGRTPAVKTAELERLGFKIVIFPAVCMAAAVPAMEQSLQRLKETGTDWHDGPVLSPMDIFRRVGFDWWQQIEEKFAPRS
- a CDS encoding maleylpyruvate isomerase N-terminal domain-containing protein, coding for MAIPREEEDIMSTDRTYVTQNDAERSRLRSLVARLSDADLARPMPAGWTVAAVLAHLAFWDQRILVLLEQWEHSPSASPPLENAADVDWINDATKPLFLALTPRRAAEVAVGIAEAVDRKVAALSDDFLARNKAAGSPLNMVRAEHRREHLQEIEQIFG